The sequence AAATACAGTTCAGAAAGACACTCTACCTCTCACATCCCTTCTggactgttttctttattctccgTATCGCTGAGTCAGATGGAAAGTCCTGAGATAGCTGCTTGTCAGTGTGTACTGTCTTGGGCCTGTTTGGCGTTTACAGGCATCTGGGCTGGCTTCCCTGCAGCCCAGATCGTGGCCCTACCCGTGCCCGGCACAGCGCTGGGCAACCCCGTCCACTTCCCCTTCGCCTGTGCACAGGTGAGGGAGGCGCCCAGGCGTCTGGAGGAGCAGCCCCGGCCCCTCATTCTCCAGGGGGTGGATAAGCGTGAGAGCGACAGTGACCCCACAGTGTGACCCCTGCTCCTGCTGGGCTCAGACCCCGCCTCCCATGTGAGGACCTGCCGGGGTCGGGAGGGTGTCTGCACTGGGGTGGGACTCGGCCCTGCGGCCAGTGCCGGAGAGAAGGGACAGGACCAGGTCGGGAAGGGCACGGTGAGGCCAGCCGAGGGGTTTGGGCTTTATCTAAGAGGCAGCGAAGACCGAACGTTGTGGTGGCAACGGCCCGGTGGTCACACACCCCTGGGAGTGGTGTCCGTCGGGGCGGCCAGCGTGGGCCGCCAGGTGCTGGAGCAGCAGCTCAGGCCCAGCTCTGGAAGGACCGCAGGGTTCTGCTCCTGTCCTTCGTTGCCTCTCTTTCACTAAATTATCTGTGCTTCACCAAGATACAAAGATGCATTTGTAAAGCGCCTTTTCCGGCTGTGAACGCCCTCCTCGCAGCTCACGTGTCCTGCACGTGCCCCCGCGTTTTGCCATCCTCCGCCTGGCCTGGGTCTCTGTCCTTCATTCTCAGACGCGCTCCTGTCCCGTCGCCCGTGTTCCGCACACTCCCACGAAGTCTCTCACCACAGTCTTTCCTTAAACACtgtttatctttgataaaaaatTATTCTAGTGTGCAGTCATTtacaatgatttattttaatgatttagcACACAATTATTATCAGTCATTAATTGTTtaattactcattttttaaagggaagCAGCTGCTCGTACGTCTGTTTAAACTTTCGTGGGTGCTTCCTTCCTTTAATTTGGACGGGATTGGTTTTCTTAAGGAGGAGCGTGCAGATCGCGGTCCGAGGATGTTACCGGGCCCCTATTTATGCGGGGAAACCTGGTTCCTAAGATCTCCGTGTCTTTTCTGTTCCAGGTGCTTGCTGCCCTCTGCCATGCTCTCCAGGTAAGACATGCCCCTCCGCGGGGCAGGCGGACTTCTGCAGCCGGCAAGCGGGAGGCTCGCCTGAACATGGAGAGATAAGACGCAGGCCCACGTGACCGAGCGCCGTGCTCCGCCCCCCCGGCCGGGCGAGCCCTCGTCGTCGAGATGGACCGCCCCCGAGAGGCCGAGACGGAGCTGAGAAGGGGCCCCAGCCCACCCAGGGCCAGCAGGAGCCCCGAGGCGGACGGCGACAAGGCgctgagccacagctgctgcaTCTGCGGCAAGAGCTTCCCCTTCCAGAGCTCCTTGTCCCAGCACATGCGCAAGCATACAGGCGAGAAGCCCTACAAGTGTCCCTACTGCGACCACCGGGCTTCCCAGAAGGGCAACCTGAAGATCCACATCCGCGGCCACCGCACGGGGACTCTGATCCAGGGCCACGAGCCCGAGGCGGGCGAGACGCGCGTGTCCGAGGGCCTGGACGGCTGCGCCAGCCCCACGAAGAGCACCTCGGCCTGCAACAGGATCCTGAACGGCGCCACCCAGATGGACAGCGGCAAGATCCTGCTGAGGAGCAGCAAGAAGGAGGCGGAGGGGGCGGCGTGCGCGGCGGAGGAGGCCaaggcggcgggggcggggcagtgCTCCTTCTGCAAGAGCAAGTTCGAGCGCAGGAAGGACCTGGAGCAGCACGTGCACCAGGCGCACAAGCCCTTCAAGTGCCGGCTGTGCAGCTACGTGACCCTGCGGGAGGAGTCCCTGCTCAGCCACATTGAGAAGGACCACATCACGGCCCAGGGGCCCCGCGGCGACGCCTTCGCAGAGAACGGCAAGCCTGAGCTGCCCCCCGGCGAGTTCCCCTGCGAGGTGTGCGGCCAGGCCTTCAGCCAGACCTGGTTCCTGAAGGCACACATGAAGAAGCACAGGGGCTCCTTCGACCATGGCTGCCACATCTGCGGCCGGAGATTCAAGGAGCCGTGGTTCCTGAAAAACCACATGAAGGCGCACGGCCCGAAGGCAGGAAGCAAGAACAGGCCCCGAGGCGAGCTGGACCCCATCGCCACCATCAACAACGTGGTGCAGGAGGAGGGGATTGTGGCCGGCCTGAGCCTCTACGAAGTCTGCACCAAGTGCGGGAACCTGTTTACGAACCTGGACAACTTGAACGCGCACAACGCCATTCACCGCCGGGTGGAGGCCGGCCGGCCGCGGGCCCCGGTCGGGGAGGGCCCGGCGCCCGGCCCCGCCGACTCCCAGCAGCTCTTCCTTCAGTGCCTGAACCTGCGTCCGGCGGCCGGCGCGCCCGCCCGCGGGCAGGCCGGGCGGCGCGTGGCCGAGCTGGACCCGGTCAACAGCTACCAGGCCTGGCAGCTGGCCACGCGGGGCAGGGTGGCCGAGCCGGCCGAGTACCTCAAGTACGCGGCGTGGGACGAGGCGCTGGCTGGGGACGTGGCCTTCGACAAGGAGCGGCGCGAGTTCATCCTGGTGAGCCAGGAGAAGCGCAAGCGCGAGCCCGAGCCCGGCGCGCAGGGGCCCCCGCGCAAGAGGGCGGGAGCGCCCGGGGACCCCGCGCCCGGGCCCCCGGACCCCCGGCCGGCCGCGCGCCCCAGCCGccgcgccgccgcccccgccggccACGGCAAGTCGTCGGAGTGCTTCGAGTGCGGCAAGATCTTCCGCACGTACCACCAGATGGTGTTGCACTCGCGGGTGCACCGCCGCGCGCGCCGCGACCGTGACCGCGACGGCCCCGGGGACCGCGCGCCCCGCGCCCGCTGCGGCTCGCTCAGCGAGGGCGACTCGGCCTCGCAGCCCAGCAGCCCCGGCTCGGCCTGCGCCGCCGCCGACTCCCCGGGCTCCGGCCTGGCCGACGAGGCCGCCTACGAGAGCGGAGAGGAGGGGGCGGCCCACCCTGCACCAGGTGAGCGCGTGCGCCTGGGTGGTCCAGGCGCGGGTAAGGTGGGCTCGGACGGTCCCGGTCCCGGTAGCCCTGTGCCTGGGTGGCCTTTGCCCAGGTATCCCACGTCCAGCTGGCTTGGGCTCAGGTAGCCCTGTGTTTGGGTCGCCCCATAGCTACGtggcccaggtccaggaagccctTGCCCGGGTAGCTCACGCTCAGGCGGTTCAGGCTCAGGGAGCTCTGTGCCCGATGGCCCTGAGCCGGGGAAGTCCAGGCCCAGTAGACCGCTGCCTGGTGGCCCAGGCCAGGTAGTTCTGGTTCGCCCATCAGCCATGCCCAGGTAGTTGAGGCTCAGGCAGCCCTGTCCCCGGGTGACCCAGGTCCAGCTAACCCTTGCCCAGGATCTCATGGTCAGGGAATCTGGGCTCAGTTAGCCCTGCCGCCAGGTGCCCCGGCTCCCTGGTTTCCCGGGCCCACATAGTCTTGGTGCTCAGGTAGCCTCCTACTTAGGTGGCCCTACAGCCAGGTAACCCTGTGCTTGGTGCCTTTTCCCAGGCGTCCCAGGCTCTGGTAGACTTGTACTCAGGAAGTCTGCGCCCAGTGTCAGTTCCACTTGAGGCTCCCGTTTGATGACTGCCCATAGTGTTTGCATAAATTCGCACCTTTGGCTATGTAGGTGATGGTCTCTCTGGGGCATCAGACatttctgagcaaagaacaggtgATGGACCCCCTCCAAGATGTGCCCTTCTCTCCTCGCCGTCAGCTGGGCACACATGCTTTCCTTGCCCCTCTCCTTGCACCAGACAGGCGAGTGAAAGAGGAACTTCGGATTGTGTGCAGTTATAATTAATCTTCTCAGATTCAAGTAACCCTATGGGTTTAGAGATGGCTAATTGGAACCAGATTACGTTCCAAACTGCagctatgtaaatatttaaagatgcTTGGCCaactttattttcatcattttcctattttttaaaagaaaattttaaacattttgatattttcttcataatttttttgttttgggtaaTTCTTTTCAGTGTAAGGTGATGTTTCAGTTACAGACTTGTAACTTTCTCTGTCTAGCCAGGAAtggttttctcttctccctgaaaATTGGTTAATGGATGTTGCTTTTACTGAAAGGTCAGAGGCGATAGCGATCCAGGTGCTTCAGCTGGGCTTTTTATATGCTGTAGTGAGGAAGACTGCCCCTGTGCATGtcttaaaaaaccccacaaacataTGTCATCTTTCCCTTATTAAAGATTTAGCCAATTGTCCTGAACAGAGTTTAGTTATTCCAGGTCTATACAACGTTTTGTGTGAGCATCTGATACACTTAAGTATATGTGGAGTCAGTAAAAGTGTAgaaaaaagttgtttctttgcTCCTATAAGGGCAATCAGTCTATGCTGAATctgcacatgtgtgtatgtaggtaaatgaaaataacacgtttttaaaaataattatttatttttggctacgttgggtctccgctgctgctcacgggctttctctagttgtggctcgcgggctctagcgcgcaggctcagtagctgtggcgcacgggcttagttgctctgcggcgtgtggctcttcctggatcagggcttgaatctgtgtcccctgcattggcaggtggattcttaaccacagcgccacccttttttaattaattaatttatttttggctgcgttgggtcttcgttgctgctcacgggctttctctagttgcggcgagcgggggctcgtATCTTGCATTTCGTTTCTTAGTCGTTAACCTGTGGGAAAGGAGCAGTGCAATATACCGTTCTCTGCAAATGCGGTGCTAGTTCCGTGAGCTTTTTTGGGTTCTTCTAGCAGCTTGTCACGTAAGATGTGGGGAACCCAATTGTGACCCCCTGGGTGGCATTTTGGaagattaatttttgtttttccttttaaaaaatgttgacaaCTATGGATTTTACTGGTCACATTCCAGTTGTACTATGGCTACTTTTTGGAGCACATTGGATGAAATATTAAAGCTGCCGATGATTGTTTTCCTACTTTGaggacaaatatttttaatatttggaaaagCTGTCCTTGCCCGCATCTATTATGATGGCAGGTAAATGGTTAGTAATAAGCTAATTCAGTAGTGCTTCTAATGTCACTGTGTGGGAAAGATCAAATTACGTTCACTGTAAGTTGGCATTTACTCTTTCTGTTCCTTCTAAGGTTcattaaattttagagattatcatttactttttaatgagATTATATCTCTTTTCTCTGTATTAATCAACTTTTTGAGAACTGTGAGATCTCAGGTGATTCCATAACAAGATTATATATGGTGTGGGTGTAACGAGTTGACAACAGAATATTGTAGCTTATTGAGagactagaaaaagaaatttatggcATGACAGTGGCATAAAATGTTGAAGAACATTGTAGGTCTGCACGGGTCACTTTTTGTAGACCCAAAGGACAGTAGCTTTCCTCCTAAAAACACAAACGTTATATCGTGGCAGGCCTTTAGTGCTCTAGCTGGCAT is a genomic window of Lagenorhynchus albirostris chromosome 14, mLagAlb1.1, whole genome shotgun sequence containing:
- the ZNF516 gene encoding zinc finger protein 516, encoding MDRPREAETELRRGPSPPRASRSPEADGDKALSHSCCICGKSFPFQSSLSQHMRKHTGEKPYKCPYCDHRASQKGNLKIHIRGHRTGTLIQGHEPEAGETRVSEGLDGCASPTKSTSACNRILNGATQMDSGKILLRSSKKEAEGAACAAEEAKAAGAGQCSFCKSKFERRKDLEQHVHQAHKPFKCRLCSYVTLREESLLSHIEKDHITAQGPRGDAFAENGKPELPPGEFPCEVCGQAFSQTWFLKAHMKKHRGSFDHGCHICGRRFKEPWFLKNHMKAHGPKAGSKNRPRGELDPIATINNVVQEEGIVAGLSLYEVCTKCGNLFTNLDNLNAHNAIHRRVEAGRPRAPVGEGPAPGPADSQQLFLQCLNLRPAAGAPARGQAGRRVAELDPVNSYQAWQLATRGRVAEPAEYLKYAAWDEALAGDVAFDKERREFILVSQEKRKREPEPGAQGPPRKRAGAPGDPAPGPPDPRPAARPSRRAAAPAGHGKSSECFECGKIFRTYHQMVLHSRVHRRARRDRDRDGPGDRAPRARCGSLSEGDSASQPSSPGSACAAADSPGSGLADEAAYESGEEGAAHPAPGTKPHRCCFPEEVASAALSNGDQSHTLGNNPSGRAAREPSAGIPASVSVLESSSRDTSKRAEQPRLSVDLKMPAFHPGSRDAADFPSHPAQTADVRLPSESQATHPKEKLSDLHNKEHSGGGRRAPAPDLVPLDLSERSTRDDPSREEGASSPQAALAVHPCPYCSYKTYYPELLWMHKRIWHRVSCHSAAPPWIQPNGSKSIRSNLVFLTRSGRTGPPPALGGKECQPLPISRFTRTQVPGGAPGPKGSPSPLGVPTKAAGLPRSKESHPGGPCALWAAGPDGHRQTKPGPGPGPEQPGAPPPPSKPKQETGPRPGPAAGSGGFSRTATPTPTVIARAAPQPPASSRQGDKYGLPPAGAGLGPPNKHSALDPPKAKFSPQPQGQAHGKGDGGPPLPPREPPAKVGSRGTAASQAQPVLHNIKQEPASEGPEKRLDILSIFKTHIPKDFASLYQSWGGNGPALEHRGTLRTPAHQGDLVCVECGKCFHQSSHLRAHTRAHTVLFESNGLRGAEAHATSADAPKQGRDHSNADTVQTVPLRKGT